The following coding sequences are from one Epinephelus moara isolate mb chromosome 7, YSFRI_EMoa_1.0, whole genome shotgun sequence window:
- the znf142 gene encoding zinc finger protein 142 isoform X3, translating to METVEAHQCEKCGESFSDGVFFTSHPCSERLTTLSSKKQLENYKCSQCSEVFSKPGILKRHFKIIHGGHDPEGPFPCTEQGCQFSSTDCQEYQAHLMSSHGLTLIPCTQQSCKMSFLTQGEMERHLRAHMPFGCFQCQFVTQNEKDLNDHLSEHNHLPPRAQGQGAAATTVCTNGRHQPQVSNRPKRKLNTSPAYALPLPGDRSEEQPERPRHNIKRMRKAVERDKPSAVDAVLPPSKEYLAEGSEHTYRTHTCPKCRRCFKMRSHLQEHLHLHFPDPSLQCPTCKRYFTSKSKLRIHRLREAGEKVHHCHLCEYSAVERNAIRRHLTSVHAGEAEDGVKGHSYPCPTCGQSFHQSKLLKTHMKTHNILSHSKPVACFQEGCSFQSSLRKELVRHTAEVHGFKAVECRHHACGAVFQSETDMEAHYRTHLAYHCSQCDFSCSNKTVFLQHQRHGHPGNEKLCCDFCCFVTFNPVEFQQHIGHLHANEKIHRCSQCTYVTSHKRGLKRHMLMHSGEKPHKCSLCDFRCRDESYLSKHMLTHSDNKNFMCAECGYVTKWKHYLNVHMRKHAGDLRYQCDQCPYRCHRMDQLNSHKLRHQAKSLMCEICAYACKRKYELRNHMLAKHSGEEKQPSIYKCKYCTYTTCYRQALQNHENCKHTKLKEFRCALCFYSSFSSISLFLHKRKTHGYVPGDKAWLENYAAKEKERNSTEFLQDFYNKPLAAHKQSEQSTSEGPPLSQRELSDLPGSADHSASKGSVAGSQTVDSVDVFDVVSQEVVNQGISDSPQSVNSPEEYCTLVLTTLSTTDYQTSSLQNQEESCANQTPSSSKFNCNGSDISPEKTDFSTSSLEEDDVAMADAECEQSDIDDNYESLNNTSQPIIPGECQTPEVESGGGKICSTFPSEHNQPFESEIRLKAMKKHDKDQAEAMVLEGRVQMLVVPAKEVYRCDKCSYVSSKETALKYHCQALCSGRIKGHQCQACGAQFKQQRGLDSHLSKKCPALPRKTRTFVGTANTCLAAEDNSAVDQDEETNSSQTELLSSQNRISTDKGLQQEEGVCTSHLKICKGIVDNAFTSSNSGQKQSKIQAKKLLKVPLAKKQLLSSNKQRNVPLQKSLYANKDGKFKCKLCSFSSVRLATVERHLSTCRKILRKRETQIISEEGNKCGNESIKEKEDLVEEYKERTGNVSEKHQIFSCPSCAFKCNQKRALDSHEKRGCLKPDEVQCTMCSYVTKSKTTLTRHILCAHNKKVGVAKRLHCQHCSFTCKQQRCMAQHIALKHKGARPHQCRYCPFSTTRRYRLEEHESLHTGIGRHSCDMCDKTFGAVTKLRQHKMRIHDKQPTHFCSLCDFSGYTLDDVRRHNLRCHMGELHHACTHCDAQFSSEVALRNHCKRVHQLQVCFSCKQCDYTCGSEATLKSHQESKHPQVKCNTCQESFKTKESLEIHQRTHLAHHCQLCPFATKTRQLLAQHLLNEHEEESQEEKPLKCSSCQFACRHQLVLEQHLRSHGGKRLYKCTDCEYSTRNKQKITWHIRIHTGEKPYSCEQCSYTCTDPSRLKLHMRVHQAEKKYLCPECGYKCKWATQLKYHMTKHTGDKPYACDECDYRTNRADALRAHRDTQHCDLRPYVCEKCGKAFKTSFILKTHHRQHSDDRPYTCGLCHKAFRWPAGLRHHYLSHTKQQPFCCCHCSYRAKQKFQVVKHLQRHHPEMSVEQGVVRDSEAVSLTLKEALQGTLDERAAEVDKEGGAGDEVQVEEVMQREEDCETKS from the exons ATGGAGACTGTGGAAGCTCATCAGTGTGAGAAATGTGGAGAGAGTTTCTCAGACGGTGTCTTTTTTACCTCACACCCCTGTTCAGAAAGGCTGACAACTCTATCCAGTAAAAAACAGCTAGAGAACTACAAGTGTTCTCAATGCAGTGAGGTTTTTTCCAAGCCAGGTATCCTGAAACGCCACTTTAAAATCATCCACGGTGGACATGACCCTGAAGGCCCATTCCCCTGCACTGAGCAAGGCTGCCAGTTCAGCAGCACAGACTGTCAGGAATATCAAGCTCACTTGATGTCCTCACATGGTCTCACTCTTATCCCTTGCACCCAGCAGTCCTGTAAAATGTCATTCCTCACACAGGGTGAGATGGAGAGACACTTGCGGGCCCACATGCCCTTTGGCTGCTTTCAGTGTCAGTTTGTCACTCAGAATGAAAAAGATCTGAATGATCACCTCTCGGAGCACAACCATCTGCCACCTCGTGCTCAAG ggcagggggcTGCAGCCACAACTGTATGCACTAATGGAAGGCACCAACCTCAGGTGTCCAACAGgccaaaaagaaaactgaatacCAGCCCAGCTTATGCATTACCATTACCTGGAGACAGGAGTGAGGAACAGCCTGAGAGGCCAAGGCACAATATTAAAAGGATGAGAAAGGCAGTGGAAAGAGACAAACCCTCAGCAGTGGATGCTGTACTGCCTCCATCCAAAG AGTACCTTGCAGAGGGATCAGAGCACACTTATCGCACCCACACGTGCCCCAAGTGTCGCCGCTGCTTCAAGATGCGCTCCCACCTGCAGGAGCACCTCCATTTACATTTTCCTGACCCCAGCCTCCAGTGTCCCACCTGCAAGCGTTACTTCACCAGCAAGAGCAAGCTACGCATACACAGACTTCGTGAGGCGGGTGAAAAGGTTCACCATTGCCACTTGTGTGAATATTCTGCCGTGGAGCGGAACGCAATTCGTCGCCACCTTACCAGCGTGCATGCCGGTGAGGCAGAGGATGGTGTAAAGGGTCACAGCTATCCCTGCCCCACCTGTGGTCAAAGCTTTCACCAGAGCAAGTTGCTTAAGACCCACATGAAGACGCACAATATTCTGTCACACAGCAAGCCAGTGGCCTGCTTCCAGGAGGGTTGTTCTTTCCAGAGTTCTTTGCGTAAAGAACTTGTCAGACACACTGCCGAGGTGCATGGGTTCAAGGCTGTAGAGTGTCGCCATCACGCCTGTGGTGCCGTTTTCCAAAGTGAGACAGACATGGAGGCTCATTATCGGACACACCTCGCTTACCACTGCTCACAGTGTGATTTCTCATGTTCCAATAAGACTGTCTTCCTCCAGCACCAGCGGCACGGTCACCCAGGAAATGAAAAGCTTTGCTGCGacttctgctgctttgtcacatTTAACCCTGTGGAGTTCCAGCAGCACATCGGACATTTGCACGCCAACGAGAAGATCCATCGCTGCTCTCAGTGCACCTACGTGACCTCGCATAAACGGGGCTTGAAGAGACACATGCTGATGCACAGTG GTGAGAAGCCCCACAAGTGCAGCCTGTGTGACTTCAGGTGCCGAGACGAGTCCTACCTCTCTAAACATATgctcacacactcagacaaCAAGAACTTTATGTGTGCTGAATGTGGATACGTCACTAAATGGAAACACTACCTGAATGTCCATATGAGGAAACATGCTGGAGACCTCAG GTATCAGTGTGACCAATGCCCCTACCGCTGTCACCGAATGGACCAGCTCAATAGCCACAAATTACGACATCAGGCCAAATCACTTATGTGTGAGATCTGTGCTTATGCCTGCAAGCGCAAATATGAGCTTCGCAATCACATGTTGGCCAAACACTCCGGAGAGGAGAAACAGCCATCCATCTATAAGTgcaaatactgtacatacactACCTGCTACAGACAAGCCCTTCAAAACCATGAGAACTGTAAACATACCAAGCTGAAAGAGTTCCGGTGTGCCCTCTGCTTTTATTCCTCTTTCAGTAGCATCAGCCTCTTCCTGCACAAGAGGAAAACTCATGGCTATGTACCTGGGGACAAAGCATGGCTTGAAAACTACGCTgcaaaggagaaggagaggaactCAACAGAGTTCTTGCAGGATTTTTACAATAAGCCCTTAGCAGCTCACAAGCAGTCTGAACAATCCACCTCTGAAGGACCTCCACTGTCTCAAAGAGAACTTTCTGATCTTCCTGGCTCAGCAGATCACAGTGCCAGCAAAGGGTCTGTAGCTGGTTCACAAACTGTGGATTCTGTGGATGTTTTTGACGTTGTTTCGCAAGAGGTTGTTAATCAAGGTATTTCAGATAGTCCTCAATCTGTGAACAGTCCTGAGGAGTACTGTACTCTTGTTTTAACGACACTATCAACCACTGACTATCAGACCTCCTCTTTGCAAAATCAGGAAGAAAGTTGTGCAAATCAGACTCCAAGCTCATCAAAATTTAATTGCAATGGCTCTGACATATCACCAGAAAAGACAGACTTCTCTACATCTTCactggaggaagatgatgtagCTATGGCAGATGCAGAATGTGAACAAAGTGACATAGATGACAACTATGAGTCCCTAAATAATACAAGTCAACCAATCATACCAGGGGAGTGTCAAACACCTGAGGTGGAGAGTGGTGGTGGAAAAAtctgttccacttttccatcTGAGCACAATCAGCCATTTGAATCTGAGATCCGTCTTAAAGCTATGAAAAAGCACGACAAAGACCAAGCAGAAGCCATGGTTTTGGAGGGACGGGTGCAGATGCTTGTGGTGCCAGCTAAAGAGGTTTATCGCTGCGATAAGTGCTCTTATGTATCTAGTAAGGAGACTGCTTTGAAGTACCACTGCCAGGCTTTGTGCAGTGGTAGGATAAAGGGACACCAGTGCCAAGCCTGTGGTGCACAGTTCAAACAGCAGCGGGGCCTTGATAGCCACCTGTCAAAAAAGTGCCCAGCACTTCCACGAAAAACAAGGACATTTGTAGGCACTGCCAATACGTGTTTGGCAGCAGAGGACAATTCTGCTGTGGATCAGGATGAAGAAACAAATTCCAGTCAGACAGAGCTTCTATCTTCCCAAAATAGGATTTCCACAGATAAGGGACTTCAGCAAGAAGAGGGAGTATGTACATctcatttaaaaatctgtaaagGTATTGTTGATAATGCTTTTACATCCAGTAACTCAGGACAGAAGCAAAGCAAAATTCAAGCAAAAAAACTTTTGAAAGTTCCACTTGCAAAAAAGCAATTACTTTCTAGtaacaaacaaagaaatgttCCTCTGCAGAAGTCCCTTTACGCCAATAAAGATGGGAAATTCAAATGCAAGCTGTGCAGTTTTTCATCAGTCAGGCTTGCAACAGTTGAACGGCACCTCTCAACCTGCAGAAAAATCTTAAGGAAAAGAGAGACTCAGATCATTTCAGAAGAGGGGAACAAGTGTGGCAATGAGTCGATCAAAGAAAAAGAGGACTTGGTGGAAGAGTACAAAGAAAGAACTGGGAATGTTTCTGAGAAACATCAAATCTTTTCTTGTCCAAGCTGTGCATTTAAGTGCAATCAGAAAAGAGCATTAGACAGTCATGAAAAGAGAGGCTGCTTGAAGCCAGATGAAGTCCAATGCACCATGTGTTCATATGTAACTAAATCAAAGACTACTTTGACCCGTCACATCCTGTGTGCCCATAACAAAAAGGTTGGTGTTGCCAAACGTTTGCATTGCCAGCACTGTAGTTTCACCTGCAAACAACAACGATGCATGGCTCAACATATTGCACTCAAACACAAAGGTGCACGACCTCACCAATGTCGATATTGTCCTTTTAGCACCACAAGGCGTTATCGCCTGGAAGAGCATGAGTCTCTTCACACAGGAATCGGTCGTCACAGCTGCGACATGTGTGACAAGACTTTTGGGGCTGTGACAAAATTGCGTCAGCACAAGATGCGCATCCATGACAAACAGCCCACGCACTTCTGCTCACTCTGTGACTTCAGTGGCTACACGCTTGACGATGTGAGACGCCATAATCTCAGATGCCACATGGGGGAATTACACCATGCTTGCACGCATTGTGATGCTCAGTTTAGTTCAGAGGTTGCACTGAGAAACCACTGTAAACGTGTGCATCAGCTCCAGGTCTGTTTCTCATGTAAGCAGTGTGACTACACATGTGGCAGCGAGGCCACTCTGAAGAGCCACCAAGAGAGCAAGCACCCTCAGGTAAAGTGCAACACCTGCCAGGAGTCTTTTAAGACGAAGGAGAGCCTTGAGATTCATCAGAGAACCCACCTGGCACATCACTGTCAGCTGTGCCCCTTTGCTACCAAAACAAGGCAGCTGTTAGCTCAGCACCTTCTAAATGAACATGAGGAGGAATCTCAGGAGGAAAAGCCTCTCAAGTGCAGCTCTTGTCAGTTTGCTTGTCGGCATCAGTTGGTGTTAGAGCAACACCTTCGTTCACATGGAGGCAAGCGACTTTACAAATGCACAGACTGCGAGTATTCAACCAGGAACAAGCAGAAGATCACGTGGCACATTCGTATACACACTGGAGAGAAGCCTTACAGCTGTGAGCAGTGCAGTTACACCTGCACTGATCCATCTAGGTTGAAG CTTCACATGAGGGTTCACCAAGCAGAGAAGAAGTATCTTTGTCCAGAGTGCGGCTACAAATGCAAGTGGGCGACTCAGCTGAAGTATCACATGACCAAGCACACAG GGGACAAGCCATATGCCTGTGATGAGTGTGACTACCGCACTAACAGAGCAGATGCTCTCCGTGCCCACCGGGACACGCAGCACTGTGACCTGCGCCCTTATGTCTGTGAGAAATGCGGCAAAGCCTTCAAGACTAGTTTTATACTGAAGACTCACCATCGCCAACATAGTGACGATCGGCCATACACGTGCGGCTTGTGCCACAAGGCTTTCCGGTGGCCAGCGGGTCTCAGACATCACTACCTCTCACACACCAAGCAGCAGCCTTTCTGCTGTTGCCACTGCTCCTACAGAGCCAAACAGAAGTTCCAGGTGGTCAAGCACTTGCAGAGGCACCATCCAGAGATGTCTGTGGAGCAGGGGGTGGTGAGGGACTCTGAAGCGGTAAGCCTGACCCTGAAGGAGGCCTTGCAGGGGACACTGGATGAGAGAGCAGCAGAAGTGGACAAAGAGGGAGGGGCGGGCGATGAGGTACAGGTTGAGGAGGTTATGCAAAGAGAGGAAGACTGTGAGACAAAAAGCTGA
- the znf142 gene encoding zinc finger protein 142 isoform X4: protein MITSRSTTICHLVLKGAAATTVCTNGRHQPQVSNRPKRKLNTSPAYALPLPGDRSEEQPERPRHNIKRMRKAVERDKPSAVDAVLPPSKEYLAEGSEHTYRTHTCPKCRRCFKMRSHLQEHLHLHFPDPSLQCPTCKRYFTSKSKLRIHRLREAGEKVHHCHLCEYSAVERNAIRRHLTSVHAGEAEDGVKGHSYPCPTCGQSFHQSKLLKTHMKTHNILSHSKPVACFQEGCSFQSSLRKELVRHTAEVHGFKAVECRHHACGAVFQSETDMEAHYRTHLAYHCSQCDFSCSNKTVFLQHQRHGHPGNEKLCCDFCCFVTFNPVEFQQHIGHLHANEKIHRCSQCTYVTSHKRGLKRHMLMHSGEKPHKCSLCDFRCRDESYLSKHMLTHSDNKNFMCAECGYVTKWKHYLNVHMRKHAGDLRYQCDQCPYRCHRMDQLNSHKLRHQAKSLMCEICAYACKRKYELRNHMLAKHSGEEKQPSIYKCKYCTYTTCYRQALQNHENCKHTKLKEFRCALCFYSSFSSISLFLHKRKTHGYVPGDKAWLENYAAKEKERNSTEFLQDFYNKPLAAHKQSEQSTSEGPPLSQRELSDLPGSADHSASKGSVAGSQTVDSVDVFDVVSQEVVNQGISDSPQSVNSPEEYCTLVLTTLSTTDYQTSSLQNQEESCANQTPSSSKFNCNGSDISPEKTDFSTSSLEEDDVAMADAECEQSDIDDNYESLNNTSQPIIPGECQTPEVESGGGKICSTFPSEHNQPFESEIRLKAMKKHDKDQAEAMVLEGRVQMLVVPAKEVYRCDKCSYVSSKETALKYHCQALCSGRIKGHQCQACGAQFKQQRGLDSHLSKKCPALPRKTRTFVGTANTCLAAEDNSAVDQDEETNSSQTELLSSQNRISTDKGLQQEEGVCTSHLKICKGIVDNAFTSSNSGQKQSKIQAKKLLKVPLAKKQLLSSNKQRNVPLQKSLYANKDGKFKCKLCSFSSVRLATVERHLSTCRKILRKRETQIISEEGNKCGNESIKEKEDLVEEYKERTGNVSEKHQIFSCPSCAFKCNQKRALDSHEKRGCLKPDEVQCTMCSYVTKSKTTLTRHILCAHNKKVGVAKRLHCQHCSFTCKQQRCMAQHIALKHKGARPHQCRYCPFSTTRRYRLEEHESLHTGIGRHSCDMCDKTFGAVTKLRQHKMRIHDKQPTHFCSLCDFSGYTLDDVRRHNLRCHMGELHHACTHCDAQFSSEVALRNHCKRVHQLQVCFSCKQCDYTCGSEATLKSHQESKHPQVKCNTCQESFKTKESLEIHQRTHLAHHCQLCPFATKTRQLLAQHLLNEHEEESQEEKPLKCSSCQFACRHQLVLEQHLRSHGGKRLYKCTDCEYSTRNKQKITWHIRIHTGEKPYSCEQCSYTCTDPSRLKLHMRVHQAEKKYLCPECGYKCKWATQLKYHMTKHTGDKPYACDECDYRTNRADALRAHRDTQHCDLRPYVCEKCGKAFKTSFILKTHHRQHSDDRPYTCGLCHKAFRWPAGLRHHYLSHTKQQPFCCCHCSYRAKQKFQVVKHLQRHHPEMSVEQGVVRDSEAVSLTLKEALQGTLDERAAEVDKEGGAGDEVQVEEVMQREEDCETKS from the exons ATGATCACCTCTCGGAGCACAACCATCTGCCACCTCGTGCTCAAG ggggcTGCAGCCACAACTGTATGCACTAATGGAAGGCACCAACCTCAGGTGTCCAACAGgccaaaaagaaaactgaatacCAGCCCAGCTTATGCATTACCATTACCTGGAGACAGGAGTGAGGAACAGCCTGAGAGGCCAAGGCACAATATTAAAAGGATGAGAAAGGCAGTGGAAAGAGACAAACCCTCAGCAGTGGATGCTGTACTGCCTCCATCCAAAG AGTACCTTGCAGAGGGATCAGAGCACACTTATCGCACCCACACGTGCCCCAAGTGTCGCCGCTGCTTCAAGATGCGCTCCCACCTGCAGGAGCACCTCCATTTACATTTTCCTGACCCCAGCCTCCAGTGTCCCACCTGCAAGCGTTACTTCACCAGCAAGAGCAAGCTACGCATACACAGACTTCGTGAGGCGGGTGAAAAGGTTCACCATTGCCACTTGTGTGAATATTCTGCCGTGGAGCGGAACGCAATTCGTCGCCACCTTACCAGCGTGCATGCCGGTGAGGCAGAGGATGGTGTAAAGGGTCACAGCTATCCCTGCCCCACCTGTGGTCAAAGCTTTCACCAGAGCAAGTTGCTTAAGACCCACATGAAGACGCACAATATTCTGTCACACAGCAAGCCAGTGGCCTGCTTCCAGGAGGGTTGTTCTTTCCAGAGTTCTTTGCGTAAAGAACTTGTCAGACACACTGCCGAGGTGCATGGGTTCAAGGCTGTAGAGTGTCGCCATCACGCCTGTGGTGCCGTTTTCCAAAGTGAGACAGACATGGAGGCTCATTATCGGACACACCTCGCTTACCACTGCTCACAGTGTGATTTCTCATGTTCCAATAAGACTGTCTTCCTCCAGCACCAGCGGCACGGTCACCCAGGAAATGAAAAGCTTTGCTGCGacttctgctgctttgtcacatTTAACCCTGTGGAGTTCCAGCAGCACATCGGACATTTGCACGCCAACGAGAAGATCCATCGCTGCTCTCAGTGCACCTACGTGACCTCGCATAAACGGGGCTTGAAGAGACACATGCTGATGCACAGTG GTGAGAAGCCCCACAAGTGCAGCCTGTGTGACTTCAGGTGCCGAGACGAGTCCTACCTCTCTAAACATATgctcacacactcagacaaCAAGAACTTTATGTGTGCTGAATGTGGATACGTCACTAAATGGAAACACTACCTGAATGTCCATATGAGGAAACATGCTGGAGACCTCAG GTATCAGTGTGACCAATGCCCCTACCGCTGTCACCGAATGGACCAGCTCAATAGCCACAAATTACGACATCAGGCCAAATCACTTATGTGTGAGATCTGTGCTTATGCCTGCAAGCGCAAATATGAGCTTCGCAATCACATGTTGGCCAAACACTCCGGAGAGGAGAAACAGCCATCCATCTATAAGTgcaaatactgtacatacactACCTGCTACAGACAAGCCCTTCAAAACCATGAGAACTGTAAACATACCAAGCTGAAAGAGTTCCGGTGTGCCCTCTGCTTTTATTCCTCTTTCAGTAGCATCAGCCTCTTCCTGCACAAGAGGAAAACTCATGGCTATGTACCTGGGGACAAAGCATGGCTTGAAAACTACGCTgcaaaggagaaggagaggaactCAACAGAGTTCTTGCAGGATTTTTACAATAAGCCCTTAGCAGCTCACAAGCAGTCTGAACAATCCACCTCTGAAGGACCTCCACTGTCTCAAAGAGAACTTTCTGATCTTCCTGGCTCAGCAGATCACAGTGCCAGCAAAGGGTCTGTAGCTGGTTCACAAACTGTGGATTCTGTGGATGTTTTTGACGTTGTTTCGCAAGAGGTTGTTAATCAAGGTATTTCAGATAGTCCTCAATCTGTGAACAGTCCTGAGGAGTACTGTACTCTTGTTTTAACGACACTATCAACCACTGACTATCAGACCTCCTCTTTGCAAAATCAGGAAGAAAGTTGTGCAAATCAGACTCCAAGCTCATCAAAATTTAATTGCAATGGCTCTGACATATCACCAGAAAAGACAGACTTCTCTACATCTTCactggaggaagatgatgtagCTATGGCAGATGCAGAATGTGAACAAAGTGACATAGATGACAACTATGAGTCCCTAAATAATACAAGTCAACCAATCATACCAGGGGAGTGTCAAACACCTGAGGTGGAGAGTGGTGGTGGAAAAAtctgttccacttttccatcTGAGCACAATCAGCCATTTGAATCTGAGATCCGTCTTAAAGCTATGAAAAAGCACGACAAAGACCAAGCAGAAGCCATGGTTTTGGAGGGACGGGTGCAGATGCTTGTGGTGCCAGCTAAAGAGGTTTATCGCTGCGATAAGTGCTCTTATGTATCTAGTAAGGAGACTGCTTTGAAGTACCACTGCCAGGCTTTGTGCAGTGGTAGGATAAAGGGACACCAGTGCCAAGCCTGTGGTGCACAGTTCAAACAGCAGCGGGGCCTTGATAGCCACCTGTCAAAAAAGTGCCCAGCACTTCCACGAAAAACAAGGACATTTGTAGGCACTGCCAATACGTGTTTGGCAGCAGAGGACAATTCTGCTGTGGATCAGGATGAAGAAACAAATTCCAGTCAGACAGAGCTTCTATCTTCCCAAAATAGGATTTCCACAGATAAGGGACTTCAGCAAGAAGAGGGAGTATGTACATctcatttaaaaatctgtaaagGTATTGTTGATAATGCTTTTACATCCAGTAACTCAGGACAGAAGCAAAGCAAAATTCAAGCAAAAAAACTTTTGAAAGTTCCACTTGCAAAAAAGCAATTACTTTCTAGtaacaaacaaagaaatgttCCTCTGCAGAAGTCCCTTTACGCCAATAAAGATGGGAAATTCAAATGCAAGCTGTGCAGTTTTTCATCAGTCAGGCTTGCAACAGTTGAACGGCACCTCTCAACCTGCAGAAAAATCTTAAGGAAAAGAGAGACTCAGATCATTTCAGAAGAGGGGAACAAGTGTGGCAATGAGTCGATCAAAGAAAAAGAGGACTTGGTGGAAGAGTACAAAGAAAGAACTGGGAATGTTTCTGAGAAACATCAAATCTTTTCTTGTCCAAGCTGTGCATTTAAGTGCAATCAGAAAAGAGCATTAGACAGTCATGAAAAGAGAGGCTGCTTGAAGCCAGATGAAGTCCAATGCACCATGTGTTCATATGTAACTAAATCAAAGACTACTTTGACCCGTCACATCCTGTGTGCCCATAACAAAAAGGTTGGTGTTGCCAAACGTTTGCATTGCCAGCACTGTAGTTTCACCTGCAAACAACAACGATGCATGGCTCAACATATTGCACTCAAACACAAAGGTGCACGACCTCACCAATGTCGATATTGTCCTTTTAGCACCACAAGGCGTTATCGCCTGGAAGAGCATGAGTCTCTTCACACAGGAATCGGTCGTCACAGCTGCGACATGTGTGACAAGACTTTTGGGGCTGTGACAAAATTGCGTCAGCACAAGATGCGCATCCATGACAAACAGCCCACGCACTTCTGCTCACTCTGTGACTTCAGTGGCTACACGCTTGACGATGTGAGACGCCATAATCTCAGATGCCACATGGGGGAATTACACCATGCTTGCACGCATTGTGATGCTCAGTTTAGTTCAGAGGTTGCACTGAGAAACCACTGTAAACGTGTGCATCAGCTCCAGGTCTGTTTCTCATGTAAGCAGTGTGACTACACATGTGGCAGCGAGGCCACTCTGAAGAGCCACCAAGAGAGCAAGCACCCTCAGGTAAAGTGCAACACCTGCCAGGAGTCTTTTAAGACGAAGGAGAGCCTTGAGATTCATCAGAGAACCCACCTGGCACATCACTGTCAGCTGTGCCCCTTTGCTACCAAAACAAGGCAGCTGTTAGCTCAGCACCTTCTAAATGAACATGAGGAGGAATCTCAGGAGGAAAAGCCTCTCAAGTGCAGCTCTTGTCAGTTTGCTTGTCGGCATCAGTTGGTGTTAGAGCAACACCTTCGTTCACATGGAGGCAAGCGACTTTACAAATGCACAGACTGCGAGTATTCAACCAGGAACAAGCAGAAGATCACGTGGCACATTCGTATACACACTGGAGAGAAGCCTTACAGCTGTGAGCAGTGCAGTTACACCTGCACTGATCCATCTAGGTTGAAG CTTCACATGAGGGTTCACCAAGCAGAGAAGAAGTATCTTTGTCCAGAGTGCGGCTACAAATGCAAGTGGGCGACTCAGCTGAAGTATCACATGACCAAGCACACAG GGGACAAGCCATATGCCTGTGATGAGTGTGACTACCGCACTAACAGAGCAGATGCTCTCCGTGCCCACCGGGACACGCAGCACTGTGACCTGCGCCCTTATGTCTGTGAGAAATGCGGCAAAGCCTTCAAGACTAGTTTTATACTGAAGACTCACCATCGCCAACATAGTGACGATCGGCCATACACGTGCGGCTTGTGCCACAAGGCTTTCCGGTGGCCAGCGGGTCTCAGACATCACTACCTCTCACACACCAAGCAGCAGCCTTTCTGCTGTTGCCACTGCTCCTACAGAGCCAAACAGAAGTTCCAGGTGGTCAAGCACTTGCAGAGGCACCATCCAGAGATGTCTGTGGAGCAGGGGGTGGTGAGGGACTCTGAAGCGGTAAGCCTGACCCTGAAGGAGGCCTTGCAGGGGACACTGGATGAGAGAGCAGCAGAAGTGGACAAAGAGGGAGGGGCGGGCGATGAGGTACAGGTTGAGGAGGTTATGCAAAGAGAGGAAGACTGTGAGACAAAAAGCTGA